GATCGGGGATTTCAGGAAACCCTGAGCTTTGGCGGCGGCGTAGTAGGAGAAATCCCCGACTACTGGGACAACGACAACTTCACCGCAACATACCTCCGAAACGGCGCACCCGAATCGCACGCCTGCTATTGCACAGACGTATGGTTCAACGAAGCCATGCAATTTATGGCGGCGGATGAAACCCCATTCTTCTGCTACATCTCCACCAACGCCCCCCATGGCCCATTCAACGTACACGAAAAATACAGCGCACCTTATTTGCAACAGGGCATACCGAAACAACGCGCGCGATTTTACGGCATGATCGCAAACATCGACGAAAACATCGGGCGTCTCCGCCAGTGGCTCGCGGACAAGGAACTGACAGAAAACACCATACTGATCTTCATGGGCGACAACGGCACATCCATGGGAACCGGAATAACCGCGGATGGATATCCAACAGATGGATATAACGCGGGCATGCGCGGCAAAAAAACGTGGGTCTATGACGGCGGCCATCGCAACGCGTGCTTCATACACTGGCCCGCCGGAAAACTGATAGGCGGTCGCGATATCGAACATCTAACCGCACACATCGACATATTGCCCACACTGATTGACCTCTGCGGACTGGAACCACCAGACCTAAAATTCGACGGCACCAGCCTCACACCCCTGTTAAACAACGCCTATAGCGACTGGCCCGAGCGCACCCTATTCGTACACCAGCAGCAAATCGACCACCCCAAAAAATACAAAGACTTCGCCGCCATGACCGACCGCTGGCGACTCGTACACACGGGAGTCTGGCGCGAGCCACAACACGAACTATTTGATCACAAACGCGACCCCGAGCAAAAGCGCGACATAGCAGAACACCATCCCGATACCGTAAAAACACTGTGCGAAGATTATGAAACCTGGTGGACTGACATCTCCCGGCGATTTGGCGAATACAGCGAAATCCCAGTCGGATCAAATCGCGAAAACCCCACAACACTAACCGCACACAGCTGGCACGGAAAAGAAGGAATCTACAGCCAGCGACATGTGCGCCAAAAAGAGCGAGACAACGGATACTGGGCCATCGACATCGAACAAGACGGAGAATACGAATTCGAACTACGCCGATGGCCCATTGAAATCGACACACCGATCTGCGCCGCACTACCCGGCAGAACCGGTGTACCTTATGTAGATGATTTGTTACCGGGAGAAGCTCTCGCCATCAAAACGGCAAAATTGCAAGTAGGCGATATCGTCCAACAAAAAGCAGTCAGTGAAGAAGACAAATACATCGCCTTTCATCTATCACTCAAAAAAGGCTCAACCCGCGTACAGACCTATTTTGACGATGGCATTGACGCACCACCCGGAGCCTACTATGTTTATGTGAAGAGAATCAATCCCGCTTAGGGGTCTGAAAAAAAAGGAGTCTATCAATGGCATCACGCGTAACGGGTGTTCCCCGACCGGTTGGTATATCTGTTTACGAGCCCGATCGCAGCTGGAATGGATATACCGTCTATGCTGGCGGTGAGATAATTGACATGAACGGCAATCTGGTAAAGCATTTTGATTTATCACAACTGGGCAAAATAATGCCTGGGGGGTATATACTCGGTGACCGGCGCTACAACGGACCCCGCATGGAACGGGGGCGCGAACTCGTTCAGTTGGATTGGGATGGGAATGAAGTCTGGCACTACAATAAAACTGAGCAAATCGAAATTGATAAGAAAAAAATCTGGTCCGCCAAGCAACACCACGACTTTGAGCGCGAGGGCAGTCCAACCGGGTATTATGCGCCGGGGTTAGATCCCATCATAGAAGGCGGAAATACAATAGTGCTCGCAGCAAAAGAAGTTGAAAGACCACATATCGCACCCGGGGTTCTGCATGGCGATTGTATTTTGGAAGTAAATTGGAACGGCGACACCGTATGGGAATGGCAAAGCGTGGATCACTTTGATGAAATGGATTTCAGCGAAGAAGCAAAAAATGCGATTTACCGGGGAGGACGCGTCGGCGCAGATCCCTATGACTGGGTACATTCCAACAGTGTATCCTATCTGGGGCCAAACAAGTGGTATGATGCTGGCGACGAGCGATTTCATCCAGATAATTTTATTTGGGATGGACGACACACCAACACAATCGCAGTAATCAGCAAAGAAACTGGTAAAATCGCGTGGAAAGTCGGACCGGATTATTCACTGACATCCGAACTGCGGGCATTGGGCTGGATCATTGGACTGCATCACGCGCATATGATACCAAAAGGCTTGCCCGGTGAAGGAAATATCCTGGTATTCGACAATGGCGGTGCTGCTGGATATGGCGCACCGAATCCGGGTGCGCCCAACGGAAGGATGAACGCGGTAAGAGATTATTCTCGTGTGGTAGAATTTGATCCAATAACACTGGAACTCGTGTGGGAGTATTCCGCGCTCAAGGCGGATGGCGACCGGATCCGCGCCTGCCGTTTCTATAGCCGTCCGTGGAGTTCTGCACAGCGCTTGCCCAATGGCAACACACTGATCTGCGAAGGGGCAGGAGGTCGGCTTTTTGAAGTAACTCCCGAACTCGAAATTGTATGGGAATTTATCAGCCCTCGCGAAACGTGCTATCGCGCTTATCGCGTACCCTATGAGTGGATTCCGCAGTTGGACAAACCAGAGGAAATAGCTATCGCCATAAAAGAATAAAGGAGCATAAATGAAAATCACCGACCTGCATGTCATGCGTATGGGCACACCGGGACAGGGAGGAACAAACTGGACATTTGTAAAAATCGAAACCGACGCCGACATATACGGATTGGGCGAAGCCAGTCTGCAATACAAGGACGAAGGATTAATAGCGGAATTTGGAGCCTTCAAGCGATATTTAATCGGCAAAGACCCCTTTGAAATCGAACGACTATGGACATCTCTATATCGGCGCGTCACATGGTCTGGCGGACCCGTAACCACCAGTGCCATCAGCGCCATTGACCTCGCTCTATGGGACATCAAAGGCAAAGTACTCGGCGTACCCGTATATGAATTACTCGGCGGAAAATCCCACGACAAAATACGCATGTACGCCAACGGCTGGCCCAGAAAAGGAAACACCCCAGAAGGCATCTTCGAAGGCGTAAAACAGGTCGTAGATCAGGGCTATACAGCGTTAAAATTCTACCCCTTTGCCGGCGAACAAATAGCAAAAATCGACCGAATAGAACACGGCGTCGCACTCGTAGAAGCCGCACGAGAAGCCGCCGGACCGCAGGTCGAAATCGGAATTGACATACGCGCGCGATTAAACATCTGGAGCGCGCGCCGGGTCGCACAAGCACTCGAGCCATACAACATCGCCTGGATGGAAGAACCCATCTTGTGGGACAACCCCGAAGCCCTCGCGCAATTTGCCCATGAAGTGCGCGTACCCATTGCAACGGGCGAACAACTGTACACCCGCTGGGGATTCCGCTCATTATTAGAACTGAATGCCGTGGGCATCATCCAGCCGGACATCTGTCACGCGGGCGGCATCACCGAACTCAAAAAAATCGCGGCAATGGCCGAAACCTATTACGTAACCGTAGCCCCACACAACTCCAACGGACCGATCTCCACCATCGCCAGCCTGCATCTGGACCTCTGCATACACAACAGTTTAATGCAGGAAATATTCCTATCCTCCATCGACCTCTACAACGAAGTCCTCACACAGCCTATCGAAGTAATCGACGGCCATTGCATCCCACCCGAAGGACCCGGCTGGGGCGTAGATTTAAAAGAGGATATCCTGGCAAAATACCCCCCCAAACCATTTACACCCATAGAATCAGAGCCTTATGTAGAATTTTAAAAGGCGGGCGACCACGGGGGGTCGCCCCTACAAACTACAATATCATCGTAGGGGACGGCCCCTGTGCCGTCCCACCAATTTCCACAGGAGAAACCATGGCGATACAACTACCCGAAGGACCTTTTAAACCGAACTGGGACTCACTCTCAAATTATCGCGTTCCCGACTGGTATCAGAACGACAAATTTGGCATCTTCATCCACTGGGGCGTATATTCTGTCCCCGCTTATGGAAGCGAATGGTATCCCCGCAACATGTATCAACAAGGCGCCAGAGAATTCGCGCATCACAAAGCGACCTATGGCGAACACAGCAAA
This genomic window from Gemmatimonadota bacterium contains:
- the dgoD gene encoding galactonate dehydratase — encoded protein: MKITDLHVMRMGTPGQGGTNWTFVKIETDADIYGLGEASLQYKDEGLIAEFGAFKRYLIGKDPFEIERLWTSLYRRVTWSGGPVTTSAISAIDLALWDIKGKVLGVPVYELLGGKSHDKIRMYANGWPRKGNTPEGIFEGVKQVVDQGYTALKFYPFAGEQIAKIDRIEHGVALVEAAREAAGPQVEIGIDIRARLNIWSARRVAQALEPYNIAWMEEPILWDNPEALAQFAHEVRVPIATGEQLYTRWGFRSLLELNAVGIIQPDICHAGGITELKKIAAMAETYYVTVAPHNSNGPISTIASLHLDLCIHNSLMQEIFLSSIDLYNEVLTQPIEVIDGHCIPPEGPGWGVDLKEDILAKYPPKPFTPIESEPYVEF
- a CDS encoding aryl-sulfate sulfotransferase; translated protein: MASRVTGVPRPVGISVYEPDRSWNGYTVYAGGEIIDMNGNLVKHFDLSQLGKIMPGGYILGDRRYNGPRMERGRELVQLDWDGNEVWHYNKTEQIEIDKKKIWSAKQHHDFEREGSPTGYYAPGLDPIIEGGNTIVLAAKEVERPHIAPGVLHGDCILEVNWNGDTVWEWQSVDHFDEMDFSEEAKNAIYRGGRVGADPYDWVHSNSVSYLGPNKWYDAGDERFHPDNFIWDGRHTNTIAVISKETGKIAWKVGPDYSLTSELRALGWIIGLHHAHMIPKGLPGEGNILVFDNGGAAGYGAPNPGAPNGRMNAVRDYSRVVEFDPITLELVWEYSALKADGDRIRACRFYSRPWSSAQRLPNGNTLICEGAGGRLFEVTPELEIVWEFISPRETCYRAYRVPYEWIPQLDKPEEIAIAIKE
- a CDS encoding arylsulfatase, yielding MTKRPNVILILTDDQGYGDLSCTGNPALQTPHLDQLYNQSVRLTDYHVDAMCSPTRAALMTGRYAARTGVWSTLRGRYIMRRDEITIADAFADSDYRTGIFGKWHLGDNYPYRPFDRGFQETLSFGGGVVGEIPDYWDNDNFTATYLRNGAPESHACYCTDVWFNEAMQFMAADETPFFCYISTNAPHGPFNVHEKYSAPYLQQGIPKQRARFYGMIANIDENIGRLRQWLADKELTENTILIFMGDNGTSMGTGITADGYPTDGYNAGMRGKKTWVYDGGHRNACFIHWPAGKLIGGRDIEHLTAHIDILPTLIDLCGLEPPDLKFDGTSLTPLLNNAYSDWPERTLFVHQQQIDHPKKYKDFAAMTDRWRLVHTGVWREPQHELFDHKRDPEQKRDIAEHHPDTVKTLCEDYETWWTDISRRFGEYSEIPVGSNRENPTTLTAHSWHGKEGIYSQRHVRQKERDNGYWAIDIEQDGEYEFELRRWPIEIDTPICAALPGRTGVPYVDDLLPGEALAIKTAKLQVGDIVQQKAVSEEDKYIAFHLSLKKGSTRVQTYFDDGIDAPPGAYYVYVKRINPA